CGAAATTTCCGAACGTCCCCACATGCAGTCCATTTATCGCCTTTGCTCTGGATGGCTCGGCAATGATGCCCTTTATGCCGAGGTCAAGGAGGAGTTGCGCGACATGAGCCAGTATCTGGACAGCGATGCGCAACGCCGCCAATCCACCACGGTCGTGCGTCTGACCGTGGTGACCACCGTCAGTCTGGTGGGTACGGTGGCCACCGGTTTTCTCGGCATGAACATCATCAATGAAGCCGATGCCCCCTTCTGGTTGCGTTGGAGTTATTTTCTCCTGACCATTTCCGGCACGATTTTGTTTGTGCTGTACGCCATCACCAAATCAAAATGGCTGGCTGATGTCATGGACATTCTGTCCGATCATCGGATTACTCTGCGTGAACGTCTTTCCCAACTGGTCGTGTTTACCCGGCACCATGCACGATAGCGTTTTCGTGCCATTCTTTTTCGAAACAGCGTGAATCCATTCAACAGTCGTCCTGCGGATCGATGCCGGCCATCCCCCGGGTCATCCAGAGGATATACGGAAGGAGGTCTCGTGGCTGGAACCAGTCTGTTGACCCTGATCGACGACATTGCAACCCTGCTGGACGATGTGGCGGTCATGAGCAAGATTGCGGCCAAAAAAACCGCCGGTGTGTTGGGTGATGACCTGGCCCTCAATGCCCAGCAAGTGGCCGGCGTCCAGGCTGACCGGGAGTTGCCCGTGGTCTGGGCCGTTGCCGTCGGTTCGTTCAAGAACAAATTCATTCTGGTCCCGGCGGCCCTGGCGATCAGCGCCATCCTGCCGTGGGCCATCACCCCGCTTTTGATGCTGGGCGGGGCCTACCTCTGTTACGAGGGTTTTGAGAAAATCTTCCACTCCCTGCACCTGCATCAGGCCAGACAAAATTCCTCCATGGCCCACGCAACCGTTGCCAATGCAACCGTTGCCGACGCAACCGTTGCCAATGCAACCGCTGCTGCCAATGCAATCGTTACCGACGCAACCGCCGCCAACGCATCCGGCCCTGGATCCCCCAGGCTGGACATCGACAGGACCACTCTGGAACGGGATAAAATCGCCGGGGCCATTCGTACCGATTTCATTCTTTCCGCAGAAATCATCACCATTGCCCTGGGAACCGTTGCGACGGCACCGTTTCCAAAACAGGTCATGGTCTTGACATTGGTGGCTGTCGGCATGACCATCGGTGTCTATGGTGTGGTGGCCGCTATCGTCAAGCTGGACGACGGGGGTGCTTGGCTGCTGCGCAAAAGCGGCGATGCCCTTTTGGCCAGGGTGCAGAGAGGAATCGGCAAGATCATTCTGGTCATGGCACCCTGGCTGATGAAGCTTCTCTCCATTGTGGGGACGGTGGCCATGTTCATGGTTGGTGGAGGGATCCTGACGCATGGCATACCGGGTTTTTCCGGCTGGGTGCATGATCTGACCCTGTCCCTGCATGGCCATCCCGGAGTGGGCACCATTCTCGCCATGACGCTCCCTCTCTGTCTGGACATTCTGACCGGAGTTGTCACCGGCGGCCTGCTCCTGTTCGCCATGAAACAATCCGTATCCTGGCAGCGGTCAAAAGGTTGTCTGTAGCGACAGGATCACCATGTCATCGCGATGGATGATTTCGTTGCCGGCGAAAAAGCCCAGGATCGAGGCAATCTCGGTGCTGTGATGACCGATGATGCGGCGCAGATCGTCGGCGTTGTAATTGACAAGCCCCTTGGCCACTCTTTCACCCTGGGGCGTGGAGCAGTAGAGCGCGGCTCCCCGGTCAAATTCGCCGGCAACTTCCCGGATTCCTTTGGCCAGGAGGCTTTTTCCTGAAAACAGGGCAGCGACCGCCCCCTGATCCAGGATCAGGTCCCCCTCGGCCAGCAGACCATCGGCTATCCAGCGTTTGCGGGAACTGATGGCATCGGCCTCGGCCAGAAACAGGGTTCCCAGGGGATTGCCCTGAAAAAGGGTGCGGATGGGATCGGCACGAAAGCCATTGGCCAGGACCGTGCGGCAACCACTGCGGGCGGCCTTGCGGGCGGCGCGCAGCTTGGTCACCATGCCGCCCGAGCCGACCAGGGAACCGGCACCTTCCGCCAGGGCTTCCAGTTCGGGGGTGACTCGTTCCACCAGGGCAATGCGTTGGGCATCCGGGTGGGTTCGCGGATTGGCGTCGTAGAGTCCATCCACATCGGAGAGCAGGATCAGCAGATCGGCACGGATCAACCCGGCCACCAATGCGGCCAGGGTATCGTTGTCGCCGAAACGAATCTCCACGACGACCACCGTATCATTTTCGTTGACGATGGGGACCAGCCCCAGATCCAACAGGGTTTCCAGGGTATCGCGGGCGTTGAGATACCGGCGGCGATGGGCCACATCATCCCGGGTCAGCAGGATCTGTCCCACATGGCGGCCCAGTTCGGCGAAAGCCTCCTCGTAGCAGCGCATCAAAAAGCCCTGTCCGGCGGCGGCGGCGGCCTGTTTTTCCCGGAGGGCGAGCAGAGGGCGTCCCAGATTGAGACGGGGCTTGCCAGCCGCCACGGCTCCCGAGGTGACAATCACCACCTGGCGTCCTTCCTGGATCAACCCTTCCACTTCCCGGCAGCGGGCCGCAATCCATTCCCGATCCAGGGTGGT
Above is a genomic segment from Magnetococcales bacterium containing:
- a CDS encoding DUF808 domain-containing protein, with protein sequence MAGTSLLTLIDDIATLLDDVAVMSKIAAKKTAGVLGDDLALNAQQVAGVQADRELPVVWAVAVGSFKNKFILVPAALAISAILPWAITPLLMLGGAYLCYEGFEKIFHSLHLHQARQNSSMAHATVANATVADATVANATAAANAIVTDATAANASGPGSPRLDIDRTTLERDKIAGAIRTDFILSAEIITIALGTVATAPFPKQVMVLTLVAVGMTIGVYGVVAAIVKLDDGGAWLLRKSGDALLARVQRGIGKIILVMAPWLMKLLSIVGTVAMFMVGGGILTHGIPGFSGWVHDLTLSLHGHPGVGTILAMTLPLCLDILTGVVTGGLLLFAMKQSVSWQRSKGCL
- a CDS encoding glutamate 5-kinase produces the protein MEERLKHEWEQVAGSRRVVVKIGSNLLTAGGTTLDREWIAARCREVEGLIQEGRQVVIVTSGAVAAGKPRLNLGRPLLALREKQAAAAAGQGFLMRCYEEAFAELGRHVGQILLTRDDVAHRRRYLNARDTLETLLDLGLVPIVNENDTVVVVEIRFGDNDTLAALVAGLIRADLLILLSDVDGLYDANPRTHPDAQRIALVERVTPELEALAEGAGSLVGSGGMVTKLRAARKAARSGCRTVLANGFRADPIRTLFQGNPLGTLFLAEADAISSRKRWIADGLLAEGDLILDQGAVAALFSGKSLLAKGIREVAGEFDRGAALYCSTPQGERVAKGLVNYNADDLRRIIGHHSTEIASILGFFAGNEIIHRDDMVILSLQTTF